A window of the Diospyros lotus cultivar Yz01 unplaced genomic scaffold, ASM1463336v1 superscaf1, whole genome shotgun sequence genome harbors these coding sequences:
- the LOC127793068 gene encoding uncharacterized protein LOC127793068 isoform X2: protein MEALYLLCSIMSTSLTSLLLSLLLPLRLLFRRLSTQSAVCGGEEAVSLYQGAVWHERRRPLHHSFRYAVRYALIDLDHAPRAPPDHLSADQARSAAETNGPVFLLTIPPSVGYEQNPLSLYYCYDVEGSTCNLRKCIAEDMLGNWSIRTKAPGDSIFVAISVQHPNLGDYFTATLRAKRISLLENDYALFFWLMPHKVALWIYWHALKLWWKGVPFIQHPRYSNPEYRHEALIRDSKLTCPQGIHNDLPHEGSGSDSVKGMNGRNRCFTWRDAKWPWC from the exons ATGGAGGCACTCTATCTCCTATGCTCGATCATGTCTACGTCTCTCACGTCCCTCCTTCTCTCCCTCCTACTCCCCCTCCGCTTACTCTTCCGCCGCCTTTCCACTCAGTCCGCCGTGTGCGGCGGAGAAGAGGCAGTTTCCCTGTACCAAGGCGCCGTCTGGCACGAGCGCCGCCGCCCCCTCCACCATTCTTTCCGCTACGCCGTCCGTTACGCCCTAATTGACCTCGACCACGCGCCCCGGGCGCCGCCCGATCATCTATCCGCCGACCAAGCTCGCTCCGCCGCCGAAACCAACGGTCCTGT TTTCCTTTTGACGATCCCTCCTAGTGTTGGATATGAACAAAATCCATTGAGTTTGTACTATTGCTACGATGTTGAAGGCTCAACCTGTAATTTAAGGAAATGCATAGCTGAG GATATGCTTGGAAATTGGAGCATCAGAACAAAGGCACCTGGGGATAGTATTTTTGTAGCAATTTCAGTTCAACATCCCAATCTCGGTGACTATTTTACAGCTACATTAAGAGCAAAAAGAATCTCATTACTGGAAAATGATTATGCACTGTTCTTCTGGTTAATGCCCCATAAAGTTGCATTGTGGATATACTGGCAT GCTCTCAAGCTCTGGTGGAAAGGTGTGCCATTCATCCAACATCCACGGTATTCTAACCCAGAATACAGGCATGAAGCTTTAATACGTGACAGCAAACTTACATGTCCTCAGGGAATACATAATGATCTACCACATGAAGGAAGTGGATCTGATTCTGTGAAGGGCATGAATGGGAGGAATCGTTGCTTCACATGGAGGGATGCTAAGTGGCCCTGGTGCTGA
- the LOC127793068 gene encoding uncharacterized protein LOC127793068 isoform X1 codes for MEALYLLCSIMSTSLTSLLLSLLLPLRLLFRRLSTQSAVCGGEEAVSLYQGAVWHERRRPLHHSFRYAVRYALIDLDHAPRAPPDHLSADQARSAAETNGPVFLLTIPPSVGYEQNPLSLYYCYDVEGSTCNLRKCIAEVTNTPWGERVSFLFNPNSDLVAKPLHVSPFMDMLGNWSIRTKAPGDSIFVAISVQHPNLGDYFTATLRAKRISLLENDYALFFWLMPHKVALWIYWHALKLWWKGVPFIQHPRYSNPEYRHEALIRDSKLTCPQGIHNDLPHEGSGSDSVKGMNGRNRCFTWRDAKWPWC; via the exons ATGGAGGCACTCTATCTCCTATGCTCGATCATGTCTACGTCTCTCACGTCCCTCCTTCTCTCCCTCCTACTCCCCCTCCGCTTACTCTTCCGCCGCCTTTCCACTCAGTCCGCCGTGTGCGGCGGAGAAGAGGCAGTTTCCCTGTACCAAGGCGCCGTCTGGCACGAGCGCCGCCGCCCCCTCCACCATTCTTTCCGCTACGCCGTCCGTTACGCCCTAATTGACCTCGACCACGCGCCCCGGGCGCCGCCCGATCATCTATCCGCCGACCAAGCTCGCTCCGCCGCCGAAACCAACGGTCCTGT TTTCCTTTTGACGATCCCTCCTAGTGTTGGATATGAACAAAATCCATTGAGTTTGTACTATTGCTACGATGTTGAAGGCTCAACCTGTAATTTAAGGAAATGCATAGCTGAG GTCACTAATACACCATGGGGTGAAAGAGTATCATTTTTGTTCAATCCAAACTCTGATTTAGTTGCAAAACCACTTCATGTCAGTCCATTCATG GATATGCTTGGAAATTGGAGCATCAGAACAAAGGCACCTGGGGATAGTATTTTTGTAGCAATTTCAGTTCAACATCCCAATCTCGGTGACTATTTTACAGCTACATTAAGAGCAAAAAGAATCTCATTACTGGAAAATGATTATGCACTGTTCTTCTGGTTAATGCCCCATAAAGTTGCATTGTGGATATACTGGCAT GCTCTCAAGCTCTGGTGGAAAGGTGTGCCATTCATCCAACATCCACGGTATTCTAACCCAGAATACAGGCATGAAGCTTTAATACGTGACAGCAAACTTACATGTCCTCAGGGAATACATAATGATCTACCACATGAAGGAAGTGGATCTGATTCTGTGAAGGGCATGAATGGGAGGAATCGTTGCTTCACATGGAGGGATGCTAAGTGGCCCTGGTGCTGA